TGGCCCGCCGCAGGCGCGCCATGCGCGGGTCGTTCAGAAGCGCGTCGGCCGCCGCGGCGTCCAGTTCACGCAGCCGGTCCACCGCCTCCCGCGCCTTTTCCGCCCGGTCGGGCATGAACAGCGCGTAAAATTGGCACAGCCCCCGCCAGCTTTCCGGGTCGCGCGGGTGCAGGTCCGCGACCATGCGGGCCTCGCGCTCCGCCTCGTCCGTCCTGCCCATCCGGGCCAGCGCGCCCGCGAGCAGGGTGCGCGCCGCGCCCCACAGCGGGGCCATGCCCACGCATTTTCTGTAGGCGTCCGCCGCCGCCTCCAGGTCGCCGCGCTCCAGCGCGCCCCGGCCAAGGTCCCACTGCCCGCGCAGGCGGGACTGTTTCACCAGACGCCAGCCCACGGCGATGCCCGTGTATAGAACGGCCAGCCCGGCCAGAAAGAGGACTTCCCTCATGGCCGGGCGCGGCGCATGGCCGGAACCGCCAGAAGGGCCAGCGCGAGCAGCAGCGCGGCGGCGTCGCCCAGACCTAAAGCCGCGCCGCCGCCGGACCCGCAGCCCAGCAGCACCACGCTCTTTGCGGCTGCGCCGGCGCCCGTGCCCTTGAGGGTGACCACCTGCGGGCTGTTCTCGCCGCCCGTGAAGGTCAGGGTCGCCTGGTAGTCGCGGGCCGCGCCGGGGATGAACTGCACCTGCAGCGTGGTCTTTCCCCCCGCCGCCAGGGTGTAGTTCAGGGGGGGGCGCACCAGAAAGGCGCCGGACGGGTCATCCAGTGTCACCGCTCCCGAAAAAGGCGTGCTGCCCGTGTTGCGCAGCGTGAGTGTGTGCTCCGCCACCTGTCCCGCGCGCACCAGGCCGAAGGAGTGGACCCCCAGGGCCACGTCCGAGACCAGCAGCCGGGACGGCAGCCCCGTCTGGAAGGGCGCTACGGCCTGGAACGTGTTCATGCGTCCCGAGAATACCGTGCCGTCTGGGGGCGCGGCCATGGTCAGCACGGTCCGGCGGTCCCAGGAACCGGCGCCGGAATTCAGGAAGAAACCGTCCGCCGCGTCGCTGTCCAGCCATGCCGGGAACGCGTGCAGCGCGGCGTTGTAACCCGGCTCGGGCCGGACACCGGCAAGGGTGAAATTGACCGGGTTGCCCACCAGCCGGCTTGCCGGAGGCTCCGTGAACGTCACGCCGCCGTCGGTGCTGACAACCGCGCCGATGAAGAGATAACCGCCGCCCGAAAGGGTGTCGGCGGGCCTAAGCGCGGCCGGGGGTCCCGCCGTGTCCGGGGCGAACAGGCTGGCCTCGTCGCAGGCCAGCACCGCCGCGAGAATGCCGCGCTCGCCCTGGAGCACCAGCCCGGACGGCGCGTTCACCGTCAGATAAATGCTGTTGTCGAAGGGGTTGGCCAGCACCAGCGGCGCGGGCGCGGCGCCGGCGCCGGGGGCAAGGGAGAGCATCGCCACAGAGCGGATGCAGTCCCCATAGTTAAAGGTGCCGTACCACGAGTCGCCGGTCTTCGCCAGCGCCGTGAAGGGGTCGTCCGGATAGCCGTTTTTGTCCAAGTCATCACCGGGCTTCACGGAAAACTTGAAGGGCGCCGTGGCCAGTTCCTCGTCGTTCGAAGCGACGGCCGCCACAACCTTCACCGTCGGGGAAAACCCCATGGGTATGGCCACGCGGGCCCAGTAGAGGCCGTCCCGGCGGGTGGCGGGAATCCGCAGGCCGCCCATCTCGAAAACCACCACAGGCAGGGTGCCCGACGGGGCGTCCTCAGTCAGGCGCACCCGCGCCGTCAACAGCACCATCACCTGGAGCGTGTCCGCGTCGGCCACGATGTCACCCGAAGGATAGAGCAGTTTTACTTCAGAGAGGAAAAAGACCGGGTCTTCCCCTTCCCCTTCCCCTTCGCCTTCACCCTCCCCCTCGCCTTCCCCTTCCCCTTCGCCTTCACCCTCCCCCTCGCCCTCTCCTTCTCCCTCACCCTCTCCCTCTCCTTCTCCCTCACCCTCTCCCTCACCTTCAATTTCGCCTTCCCCTTCGTCTTCGCCCTCCGTGTCCACCGTCGCCAAGTCCTCCTCCGCCTTGGAGGCATTCACGGTAAAAAAGCCCGATTCTGCGGGAGTGTATGTGGGGGGCTGTCCGGTCCCGGCGCTCTCCGCCGCATCAGCCATAACGACGGAACCCGCCAGCAGGGCCGCAAACAACACCATCCCCGCCATGAGTGCGCGCAATGACATGTCATGAGTTCCTGTTAGTTGTCGGCCCGCAAACCCGCCGGACCGAATCGCTCCTGCCGCCGGACTCACCGTCGGCAACGACACCATTGTACCCCGTTGGGCGGGGCCGGGTCACCCCGGCGCCGCCCAATAAAGGGGCTTAAAGGGGTGAATGCCCCCGTTTCCCGCAAAGTTCCCATCATTATCGGTGACGCCGTCCCAGTTTTTCCTGCGTCTTTTTGCCCTCTGTGCCCACCCCTCCACATTCTTTGTCCCCCCCCCGCTTACGCTCCCTCTTGGTCCCTCGTTGCTTGCGCTTCCTCTTAGCCCCCCCTGCTTGCGCTCCTTCTTATTCCCCCCTGCTTGCGCTCCCTCTTATTCCCCCCTGCTTGCGCTCCCTCTTAGTCCCCCCTGCTTGCGCTCCCTCTTATTCCCCCCTGCTTGCGCTCCCTCTTAGTCCCCCCTGCTTGCGCTCCTTCTTATTCCCCCCTGCTTGCGGGGGGGTAGGGGGGGATTTTCTTCCAACACAGCACACCCGGCCCCCTCAGTCATTCTTTTTTGTGACTTATGCGCCTTTTGTGGCCCCTTTTTCCTCTCATTCGGTACAGGCACCGGTTGCGCAATTGGGATTGTGGGCGTTGCGTTTGGCCGTCAGCGCAACCGTTGCCAGTCCCTTGGTCATGGCGGAGGGGACTGCCAACGGCGCGGTCCACAACCACGACTTGGAGAAGATGCCCGTTCCCTCGCGGACTCGGACCCCTTACCCCGCTGCTGGCGCGGGGGCCGGGGCGTCCCCGGCAGGGGCGGTCTTTTTCTGAAGTTCGGCGTATACGCCCGGATACACCTCCAAAGCCCATTGTTTGAAGGGCATGCCGCTGCCCTCGTAAAGGTCCAGCAGCTTGCCGATGGGCGCGTTGAGGAACATGGGGCCGAACTGTTTCCGGGCCGTGGCGATGTCTTTGCCCTTCAGAAGCAGATAAACCGCGGCGGCCACACCGGTGCGGTGGGTGCCCCCTTGGCAGTGCGCCAGAAAGGGCGGTGTTCCGGTCTCGATTACGTTGATATACCGGGCCAGCGACTCGGGGTCGGGGATTTTGTTTTTTGACCATGCGAAACTGTGAAGCGGCACCTTTCTCTCTTTGCAGACCGCCACTTCCGCGTCGTACCAGTCCGAACCCGGGTTCTCGCCCCGCAGGTTGATCACGGTGCGCACATCCAAGACGCCTATGGTGTGGTCCAGATTCACCGCATTCATCTGTCTGGAGCCCAAAAACCGGCCTTCATCCAGCGTCCGCATATTGTGTCCCGGAAAATAAATCGCCGCGGACACGGCCAGTATGATCAGAAAAATGGCCGCGACAACACCCAAGGTCTTCAAAAAAAGTTTCATATAAACATCTCCACGGATTACTTTCATGACGGGCGGTTGTATTGTGCCCGCGATGCGCATTAATTGCAAGCCCTGTTGGCCCATCCCGCCGTCCCTGCCCGCGCCCCGTTGAACAAAACCCGCACCGCCGCTACAATTGCGCCGTGCCGGAAACCCAAGGAGAAGAACCGATGGCTTCGCTTGACCTCACCCAGTTGTCATGGACCGTGGAGGGCTGGCGGCCCCATTGCTGGCGGCTCGGCAAGTCCATGGAGACGGGTTTCGCCCTGGGCGCGGACATCGCCCCGGTGCCCGTTTCGCTGCCGGGAACGGTGCAGCGCGCCCTGCTGGAGGCGGGCCTGCTGCCGGACTGGCATGTGGGCGCCAACTCCCGCCGCTGTGAGTGGGTCGAGCACCGGCACTGGATTCTGGAAACCACGCTGCCCGAAGGCTTGGCCCGGCCGGGTGAACCGGTGGTGCTGGAGGCGGAGGGGCTGGACTATTCGGGATGGATTCTGGTGGACATGGTGGAGGCGGGCCGTTTCGAGGGGGCGCTCCTCCCCCACCGGATTGACCTGGGCGGCGCGCTGTCGGACGGCAAACCCCACCGCCTGTCCATCGTTTTCGCAGAGCCGCCCCGGGAGCAGGGACAGTTCGGCCACACCTCCCTCTCGCGCCACTTCAAGCCCCGCTTCAACTACAGTTGGGACTGGTGCCCCCGTTTTGTGCCCGTCGGCGTGTGGGGCCAACTGCGCCTGCTCACGGGCGCGGCGGCGCGGGTGTCCCTCCGCCGTGTTACGGCGGACTGGGACCCGGACCGTGTGGTGGGGCGGGTGTCGGCCCTGCTGGACGGCGCGGAGCACGCGGCCCGCTGGTCCCTGCGGCTGCTGGACGGCGACCGCACCCTGGCAACGCTGGGCGCCTGCGGGGAGTCGGCGGACCTGGAAATCCCCGGCGTCTCCCCCTGGCAGCCAAACGGCTTCGGCGAGCCGAAGACCTACACCGTCGAAATCACCGCCTGGGACGAGGCGGGGGGGGAGTGCCTGCTTGAACGCCGCTCTGTGGGCTTCCGACGGGTTGAGTGGCGGCCCTGCGCGGACGCCCCGGCGGGCGCGCTGCCCTGGATTTGCACGGTGAACGGGACCCCGGTCTTCCTGCAGGGCGCGAACTGGACTCCCGTGAAGGTGAACTATCAGGACGCGGTGGCCGCGGACTATGAGCACCGTGTGGGGCTCTACCGGGACATGGGCTGCACGGTTCTGCGCGTCTGGGGCGGGGCCATGCTGGAAAGCACCGCGTTCTACGAGGCCTGCGACCGCGCGGGCATCCTCGTATGGCAGGAGTTCCCCCTGTCCTCCTCGGGCATTGAGAACGCCCCGCCGGACGACCCCGGAGCCATTGACACGCTGCGCCGCATCGCCGTGTCCTATGTCCGCCGCCGCGCGCATCACCCGTCCCTGCTGCTGTGGTGCGGGGGCAATGAACTGTATTACGGCCCGTCCCCGGACATTCCCGGTCCGCAGAAGCCCATTGACACGGCGCACCCCTGTATCGCCATGCTGGCGGAGGTGGTGGCGGAGGAGGACCCGGCGCGCCGCTTCCTGCCCGGTTCCCCAAGCGGCCCCGTGGACTATGCGTTGAAGGAAAACTATGGCAGGGGCATCCACCACGACGTGCACGGACCCTGGGGGCAGGGCGCCGCGCCGGACATGGACGCCTGGCGCGAATACTGGGCGGCGGACGACGCCCTGTTTCGCTCCGAGGTGGGCTATCCCGGCGCCGCCGATGCGGAACTCATCCGGAAATACGCCGGGGACATGTGCTTCTGGCCGCCCCAGGGGGAATACTGGATGCACACGGCGGCCTGGTGGACCCTGTGGGGCGGCAGGGTGAAAGAGACGCTGGCGGGGCTTGAGCCCGGCGACGCTTTTCAGAAGTATGTGGAACTCACCCAGGCATTGCAGGCCGAGGCCTATGCCGTTGCGGCGGTGGCATGCAAGGCGCGCTTTCCCCGCTGCGGCGGCTTCATCATCTGGATGGGCCACGACTGCTTCCCCTGCCCGTCCAACAATTCAGTCATAGACTTCGGGGGACGGGTCAAGCCCGCGTGGCAAGCCCTGCGCCGGGTCTTTCTGGGGGAATAGCCACTCCGTCCACCCCATACGCACCCGTCCACTCCCTCCGATCTGTCCGATCTGTCCGATCCGTCCGATCCGTCCTCCACAAATATGACTTTCCACCTGACCCCCGACCTATATATGTTCTTGCTGGTCACCCAACCGCCATATGCGTATTGTGCTTCATTCCATAAAATATGCCCCTCACACCCCGGCTTGAACCGACACAATCCTACCAGATGGTAGGCAATTTTTGGCCGTTTTCACACCGTTTTCTGGAAGAAATGCGCCCTAAGTCATTGTTATATTTCATACTTGCGGCATGGCATGCGGCAGGGTGGGCATGAACGTTGACTTGGGCGGGGTCAAGTCTGTATCATACCATTTGGAATGGATTTCCGGGTGCATCACGGCAAGGCGGCCCGCCGAAACGCTATCGGTGGGCTGTTGTTGGATAAAGGCACTCCGGAAAAATCCCCGACAGTGTTCCGTGTCCGGCACGGCCCTTTTACCGGCTGATAGGAGTCCCCATCGTGTACAAGCATTTGTCCCCAGAGCAGGCGGCGGCGCAGCGGGGCCTGTACCGTCCGGAGTACGAGCATGACTCGTGCGGCATCGGCTTCCTGTGCAACATGGACGGCCGCCGCGACCACGACATCATCCGCAACGGCTACCGGATTCTGGTGAATCTGACGCACCGGGGCGCGTGCGGCTGCGACCCGGAGACGGGCGACGGCTGCGGCATGCTGCTGCAGCTCCCGCACAAGTTCTTCGCCCATGAGGCGCCGTCTCTCGGCTTTGACCTGCCCGCCGAGGGGGCCTACGGCGTGGGCATGGTCTTCCTCCCCCAGAATGCCGAAAGCCGCGCGGCCTGCGAGGCCCGCATCAACCAGGCCATCGCGGACGAGGGCCAGACCCTGCTGGGCTGGCGCGATGTCCCCAGGGACAGCGGCGCCATCGGGTGGCTTGCCCGGCGCAACGAGCCGGTCATCCGCCAGGTCTTCGTGGGCGCCGTGAACGGCCTTGACCAGAACGGCTTCGAGCGGAAACTCTTTGTGATCCGCAAGTCGGCCTCCATTGCCATCCGCCGCACGGGGATGGAGGGGGTCGAGCAGTATTACATCCCCAGCATGTCGTCGCGGACCATCGTGTACAAGGGGCTGATGCTGCCCGAGGCGATGGACAAGTATTACCTCGACCTCGGCAGCCCCCTCTCCGAGAGCGCCATCGCGCTCATACATCAGCGCTACAGCACGAACACGATGCCGTCGTGGCCGCTGGCCCAGCCGTTCCGATTCCTGGCGCACAACGGCGAAATCAACACCCTGCGCGGCAACATCAACATGTTCAGCTCGCGCGAGCAGTTGCTCGACAGCCCGCTCTTCGGCGCGGACATCAGGAAGGTCGTTCCCGCGCTCACCGAGGGCTACAGCGACTCGGCCATTTTCGACAACGCCTTCGAGATGCTGGTCCGCGGCGGCTACCCGCTCGACATGGCCCTGGCCATGATGATCCCCGAGCCGTGGAGCGGCCACGAGACCATGCCGGACAACAAGAAGGCCTTCTACGAGTTCCAGTCCTGCAAGATGGAGCCGTGGGACGGCCCCGCCTCGATGGCCTTCACCGACGGGGTGCGCATCGGCGCCGTGCTCGACCGCAACGGCCTGCGCCCCTCCCGCTACTGGGTGACCAGCGACGGCCAGGTGATCATGGCCTCCGAAGTGGGCGTGCTCGACGTGCCGCAGGAGAAGATCATCAAGAAGGGGCGCCTCGAGCCGGGCCGCATGTTCCTGGTGGACACGGCCGAGGGCCGCATCATTGACGACAAGGAAATCAAGGAAAAGTTCGCCCACCGCCATCCGTACCGCGCCTGGCTGGACAATAACCGGGTCTCCATCCCGGAGGACGCCCCCGACCCGGCCCTTGCCGAGGAGGCGCCCCTGCTGGAGCGCGAGATAGCCTTCGGCTACACCCGCGAGGACCTCGAAATACTCCTGGCGCCCATGGCGGCGAACGGCAAGGAGCCCGTCGGCTCGATGGGCAACGACGCGCCCCTTGCCGTGCTCTCGCCGCGCCCGCAACTGCTCTTCAACTACTTCAAGCAGCTCTTCGCCCAGGTGACGAACCCGCCGATTGACCCCATCCGCGAAGAGATCGTCATGTCCATGGAGACGACCCTGGGCCGCGAGGGCAACCTCCTCCGAGAGACAGCGGAGGACTGCCGTCAACTGCGCCTCAAGTCGCCCATCCTCACCAACGCCCAGCTCGCGGCCGTCAAGGCCATGGACCAGCCGGGGCTGAAGGCGCGGACCATCTCCACGCTCTTCCCCGCCGCGGAGGGCCCGGCGGCGGTGGAGAAGGCCCTGGACCGGCTCCGCGCCGAGGCGGACGCCGCCGTGGACGGGGGCTGTACCCTGCTGGTGCTGAGCGACCGCGGCGTGACCCGGGACATGGCGCCCCTGCCGAGCCTGCTGGCTGTCGGCGCGGTGCACCAGCACCTGGTGCGCGGGCACCGGCGCGCGCTCTGCGGCCTGGTCGTGGAAACCGGCGAGGCCCGCGAGGTGATGCACTTCTGCCTGCTCACGGGATACGGTGCGGGCGCGGTGAACCCCTACATGGCCTTCGAGCTGATTGACGACCTGGTCAGCCGGGAAGTGGTCACGGAGGCGGCGCCGGGCAAGGCGAAAAAGAACTTCATCAAAGCCGTCGAGAAGGGCATGCTGAAGACGATGTCCAAGATCGGCATCTCCACCCAGCACAGCTACCGGAACGCGCAGATTTTTGAGGCCGTCGGACTGGGCGACGCGGTGATGGACAGTTGCTTCACGGGCACCGCCTCGCGCATCGGCGGCATCGGCGTGGAGGAAATCGGCCGGGAGACCCTCATGCGGCACGCCGCGGCCTGGCCCGAGAAACCCTCGCACCGCCCCGAGCTCGACCCGGGCGGCCACTACCGCTGGCGGCGGCGCGGCGAGTTCCACCAGTGGAACCCCGTCACCATCGCGAAACTCCAGCACGCCACCCGCCAGGACAAGGCGGACACCTACCAGGAATTCGCCGACGAGGTGAACGACCGGAACCGGACCCTGGCGACCCTGCGCGGGCTGCTGAAATTCAGGCAGGGCGCGCCCGTCCCGCTGGACGAGGTGGAGCCCGCCTCGGAAATCGTGAAACGCTTCTGCACCGGCGCCATGTCCTTCGGCTCCATCAGCCGCGAGGCGCACGAGAACCTGGCCGTGGCCATGAACCGCATCGGCGGGCGCAGCAACACCGGCGAGGGCGGCGAGGACCCCAAGCGCTTCGAGCCGGACGAGAACGGCGACCTGCGCCGCAGCGCCATCAAGCAGGTGGCCTCGGGCCGTTTCGGCGTGACCAACGAGTATCTGGTGAACGCGGACGAGCTCCAAATCAAGATGGCCCAGGGCGCGAAGCCCGGCGAGGGCGGGCAGTTGC
This genomic interval from Candidatus Hydrogenedentota bacterium contains the following:
- a CDS encoding tetratricopeptide repeat protein gives rise to the protein MREVLFLAGLAVLYTGIAVGWRLVKQSRLRGQWDLGRGALERGDLEAAADAYRKCVGMAPLWGAARTLLAGALARMGRTDEAEREARMVADLHPRDPESWRGLCQFYALFMPDRAEKAREAVDRLRELDAAAADALLNDPRMARLRRAMEAPGGGAG
- the gltB gene encoding glutamate synthase large subunit → MSPEQAAAQRGLYRPEYEHDSCGIGFLCNMDGRRDHDIIRNGYRILVNLTHRGACGCDPETGDGCGMLLQLPHKFFAHEAPSLGFDLPAEGAYGVGMVFLPQNAESRAACEARINQAIADEGQTLLGWRDVPRDSGAIGWLARRNEPVIRQVFVGAVNGLDQNGFERKLFVIRKSASIAIRRTGMEGVEQYYIPSMSSRTIVYKGLMLPEAMDKYYLDLGSPLSESAIALIHQRYSTNTMPSWPLAQPFRFLAHNGEINTLRGNINMFSSREQLLDSPLFGADIRKVVPALTEGYSDSAIFDNAFEMLVRGGYPLDMALAMMIPEPWSGHETMPDNKKAFYEFQSCKMEPWDGPASMAFTDGVRIGAVLDRNGLRPSRYWVTSDGQVIMASEVGVLDVPQEKIIKKGRLEPGRMFLVDTAEGRIIDDKEIKEKFAHRHPYRAWLDNNRVSIPEDAPDPALAEEAPLLEREIAFGYTREDLEILLAPMAANGKEPVGSMGNDAPLAVLSPRPQLLFNYFKQLFAQVTNPPIDPIREEIVMSMETTLGREGNLLRETAEDCRQLRLKSPILTNAQLAAVKAMDQPGLKARTISTLFPAAEGPAAVEKALDRLRAEADAAVDGGCTLLVLSDRGVTRDMAPLPSLLAVGAVHQHLVRGHRRALCGLVVETGEAREVMHFCLLTGYGAGAVNPYMAFELIDDLVSREVVTEAAPGKAKKNFIKAVEKGMLKTMSKIGISTQHSYRNAQIFEAVGLGDAVMDSCFTGTASRIGGIGVEEIGRETLMRHAAAWPEKPSHRPELDPGGHYRWRRRGEFHQWNPVTIAKLQHATRQDKADTYQEFADEVNDRNRTLATLRGLLKFRQGAPVPLDEVEPASEIVKRFCTGAMSFGSISREAHENLAVAMNRIGGRSNTGEGGEDPKRFEPDENGDLRRSAIKQVASGRFGVTNEYLVNADELQIKMAQGAKPGEGGQLPGHKVFEEIAKVRYSTPGVELISPPPHHDIYSIEDLAQLIHDLKNANVNAAVSVKLVSEVGVGTVAAGVAKGKSDLVLISGHDGGTGASPLSSVKYAGLPWELGLPETHQVLVGNDLRDRIRVQVDGQLKTGRDVAVAALLGADEFGFATAPLIVSGCIMMRKCHLNTCPVGVATQDPELRKKFNGKPEFVVRYFFFVAEECRKIMAELGFRTMNEMIGRADMLEFDPLPEHWKAKTLDFSRILHTVEPWEGSTLYCTRRQDHGIDQALDHELMEKAAPALDRKEPVRFTQKLRNVNRTVGTMLSSELTRRHKLGMYTGSLPEDTVWIDCEGEAGQSFGAFAIQGVSLSVTGEANDYCGKGLSGGKIIVKPPVNCPIIPERNIIVGNVALYGATGGEAYFRGLAGERFCVRNSGAWAVVEGVGDHGCEYMTGGRAVILGPTGRNFAAGMSGGIAFVYDPRGQLPVHCNPEMVDLKPLHEKSLPELRRMLERHLQYTGSGVAEELLENWDHEIRRFVRVMPREYARVLSERANQETTHAVAG
- a CDS encoding tyrosine-protein phosphatase; its protein translation is MKLFLKTLGVVAAIFLIILAVSAAIYFPGHNMRTLDEGRFLGSRQMNAVNLDHTIGVLDVRTVINLRGENPGSDWYDAEVAVCKERKVPLHSFAWSKNKIPDPESLARYINVIETGTPPFLAHCQGGTHRTGVAAAVYLLLKGKDIATARKQFGPMFLNAPIGKLLDLYEGSGMPFKQWALEVYPGVYAELQKKTAPAGDAPAPAPAAG